A region of Subdoligranulum variabile DNA encodes the following proteins:
- the hslO gene encoding Hsp33 family molecular chaperone HslO has protein sequence MEQNHNMLRGISENGGIVFYGVDSTEMVREMERLHKTSAVTTAALGRLLTAASMMGIMLKSTQDSITVQIKGGGPAGRLLAVSDGTGNVKGYVEHPIVELPSREDGHLNVGAAVGKDGTLDVIRDLGLREPYVGQVPLTTGEIAEDITTYFAISEQIPTVCALGVLVDTDLSVRCAGGFIVQLLPGATEREIDHLEKNIKAMPSVTTMLEEGKSVQDMLSMALDGFQPDILDSYHVCYRCDCSMARVAKMLHSLGKKEVEKLRDEDPIAEVNCQFCDKVYRVDLNDLLEKWPSCDEKMPQEKS, from the coding sequence ATGGAACAAAATCATAACATGCTGCGCGGAATCTCTGAAAACGGTGGCATCGTATTTTACGGTGTGGACTCTACCGAAATGGTTCGGGAGATGGAACGTCTGCACAAGACCAGTGCTGTTACAACAGCCGCTTTGGGACGTCTGCTTACTGCAGCCTCGATGATGGGCATTATGCTGAAAAGCACCCAGGACTCCATTACAGTACAAATTAAAGGTGGCGGTCCTGCGGGTCGTCTGCTGGCAGTATCCGATGGCACGGGTAACGTCAAAGGTTATGTTGAACATCCGATCGTGGAACTGCCTTCCCGTGAGGACGGTCATCTTAATGTAGGCGCCGCTGTCGGCAAGGACGGCACCTTGGATGTCATCCGCGATCTTGGCCTTCGTGAACCTTATGTAGGACAGGTGCCTCTGACTACAGGGGAAATTGCCGAAGATATTACCACCTATTTTGCCATCAGCGAACAGATCCCGACTGTCTGCGCGCTCGGCGTGCTGGTGGACACAGACCTGAGTGTGCGCTGTGCGGGTGGTTTCATTGTACAGCTGCTGCCCGGCGCTACCGAGCGGGAAATCGACCATCTGGAGAAAAATATCAAAGCCATGCCCAGCGTGACCACCATGCTGGAGGAGGGAAAATCTGTGCAGGATATGCTGTCCATGGCATTGGATGGTTTCCAGCCGGATATTCTGGACAGCTATCATGTATGCTATCGCTGCGACTGCAGTATGGCTCGCGTGGCAAAAATGCTGCACAGTTTGGGAAAAAAAGAAGTAGAAAAATTGCGGGACGAAGATCCGATTGCAGAGGTAAACTGTCAGTTCTGCGACAAGGTTTATCGTGTAGACCTGAACGATCTTCTCGAAAAATGGCCTTCCTGCGATGAAAAAATGCCGCAAGAAAAAAGCTGA
- a CDS encoding class I SAM-dependent DNA methyltransferase encodes MAYNEFAYFYDEFNEAADYDALFCYIQKELASHGVTDGILADLGCGTGDLTLMLSQAGYDVIGIDRSEEMLSVLREKADALGLTGKILLLRQDLLELDLYGTIRAAVSTFDTYSHIGPAERFEQAIRKAAYFMEKGGVFVFDLNTPYKHQHILAGQTFDIEAEDALCHWTNRYEEATGRVDIDIDITYRDTGEHFQEAFCEYSYPLEMVTEFLLRYGFSVARVADGEDFGPVRPDSQRWIITAIKQYTQEEKS; translated from the coding sequence ATGGCGTATAACGAGTTTGCCTACTTTTATGACGAGTTCAACGAAGCCGCGGATTACGACGCGCTCTTCTGTTATATTCAAAAAGAGCTGGCTTCGCATGGTGTAACAGACGGCATTCTGGCGGACCTTGGGTGCGGCACTGGCGATCTCACACTGATGCTTAGTCAGGCTGGATACGATGTGATTGGTATTGATCGTTCCGAAGAAATGCTCAGTGTTCTGCGAGAAAAAGCAGATGCACTGGGCCTTACCGGAAAGATTTTGCTGCTTCGGCAGGATCTTCTGGAACTGGACCTCTACGGAACGATCCGTGCTGCCGTGTCTACTTTTGATACCTACAGCCATATTGGCCCGGCAGAGCGTTTCGAGCAAGCCATCCGCAAAGCAGCTTACTTTATGGAAAAGGGTGGCGTATTCGTATTTGACCTGAACACGCCGTACAAACATCAGCATATTTTGGCCGGACAGACCTTCGATATTGAGGCGGAGGACGCTCTTTGCCATTGGACCAACCGCTATGAAGAAGCCACCGGCCGTGTAGACATCGACATTGATATTACTTATCGCGATACGGGGGAACACTTCCAGGAAGCTTTCTGCGAGTACAGTTATCCCTTGGAGATGGTCACAGAGTTTCTGCTGCGCTATGGCTTTTCTGTGGCACGTGTGGCGGACGGTGAGGATTTCGGCCCGGTTCGTCCTGACAGCCAGCGATGGATTATCACTGCCATCAAGCAATATACCCAGGAGGAAAAAAGCTAA
- the dapB gene encoding 4-hydroxy-tetrahydrodipicolinate reductase produces the protein MTDIIIQGIYGRMGRTLVEKISERNDCRVVAGVDREVGSVGKIPVYTDFSQLPCKGVIIDFSSPAGAVSAAVYGAAHSLPCVICSTGLSKEDEAALETASTKTPIFRSANMSLGVNVLIELARQTTRALGGEFDIEIVEKHHHNKLDAPSGTALMIADAINAEAGDKYEYVYDRSQVRKKREAKELGISAVRGGGIVGEHEVLFCGPDEVLTLQHSAGSRGVFADGAIQAALYLAAQKPGYYTMTDLLRGKLPCA, from the coding sequence ATGACGGATATCATCATCCAGGGAATTTACGGCCGTATGGGCCGGACATTGGTGGAAAAAATTTCCGAACGCAACGACTGCCGTGTTGTGGCAGGCGTTGATCGGGAGGTTGGCTCCGTAGGCAAGATCCCGGTTTATACTGACTTTTCACAGTTGCCCTGTAAAGGGGTTATCATTGATTTTTCCTCGCCGGCCGGGGCTGTTTCAGCGGCAGTGTATGGCGCCGCCCATTCCCTGCCCTGCGTGATCTGCTCCACGGGGCTTTCCAAGGAAGATGAAGCGGCTCTTGAAACGGCCAGTACCAAGACCCCCATTTTCCGTAGCGCCAATATGTCGTTGGGAGTCAATGTGCTGATTGAACTGGCTCGGCAGACTACGCGGGCTCTCGGCGGAGAATTCGACATTGAGATCGTGGAGAAACACCATCACAATAAATTGGATGCTCCCAGCGGTACGGCACTGATGATTGCCGATGCCATCAACGCGGAGGCCGGCGACAAATATGAGTATGTCTATGACCGTTCTCAGGTACGCAAAAAGCGGGAGGCCAAGGAACTGGGGATCAGTGCAGTGCGCGGTGGCGGGATTGTCGGTGAACACGAAGTCCTCTTCTGTGGGCCGGACGAGGTCCTCACACTGCAGCACAGTGCAGGAAGCCGCGGGGTATTTGCCGATGGCGCCATCCAGGCGGCACTCTATCTGGCAGCGCAAAAGCCCGGCTACTATACGATGACGGATCTTCTTCGTGGGAAACTGCCATGCGCCTGA
- a CDS encoding DUF6773 family protein, with amino-acid sequence MMKLNIFSKKNLLDEMQEQKLLKVESRGFWLMWWGLLISMLVQNVMGIPAESLTGEWIIFMIASLYSLEECLRNGIWDRHIQANFGANLVGALVTGIAVFVFSFVQRGYWPGALFSGGFTTLLCLVILQIIAGIYRKRHEQLEYTEEDDHE; translated from the coding sequence ATGATGAAGCTGAATATCTTTTCCAAAAAGAATCTTCTGGATGAAATGCAGGAGCAGAAACTTCTCAAGGTGGAAAGTCGTGGTTTCTGGCTTATGTGGTGGGGACTTTTGATTTCCATGCTTGTACAGAATGTCATGGGCATTCCTGCAGAAAGCCTGACCGGGGAGTGGATCATCTTCATGATTGCCAGTCTGTATTCGCTGGAAGAGTGCCTGCGAAATGGCATCTGGGATCGCCACATCCAGGCCAATTTCGGTGCCAATCTGGTTGGGGCCCTCGTGACAGGTATTGCCGTGTTTGTGTTCAGCTTCGTGCAGCGAGGCTACTGGCCCGGGGCTCTGTTTAGCGGAGGATTTACAACACTTCTCTGCCTGGTTATCCTGCAGATTATCGCAGGTATTTATAGAAAACGTCACGAGCAGCTCGAGTATACGGAGGAGGACGACCATGAATGA
- a CDS encoding CPBP family intramembrane glutamic endopeptidase — MNEPIQTSKRELTVFFLVAFAVPYLMGVPLAIAQRAGLDTSCFANSQMMYPAAGVMLAYLAAKRRAMPLRFFVLHLFAAILCVAASLFSVVYPSDTLWLSVINVVLVIGSLLAWIFLLTDKKEKRTIYGLRWRGKGLFAFGICALFLLLKTAIIFVSVALEGETAWHDYLAYWASFVPWMYAAILIPNFFLSFLPFFGEEYGWRYYLTPVLQKRFGKRRGVLLLGILWGLWHLPLNLFFYSPQTSFQSLIAQIITCITAGIFFTFAYEVCDRNIWVPVLLHYLNNNMILVWSGTAEISNQVYSWADIGLTAVLYGIVFIPFLSSKVFRQPASD; from the coding sequence ATGAATGAGCCCATTCAAACCAGTAAACGCGAACTGACCGTTTTTTTCCTCGTTGCCTTTGCAGTGCCCTATCTTATGGGGGTTCCTCTGGCAATTGCCCAGCGGGCAGGCCTCGATACCAGCTGCTTTGCCAATTCTCAGATGATGTATCCCGCCGCAGGCGTTATGCTCGCCTATCTTGCCGCCAAGCGCCGGGCGATGCCCTTACGGTTCTTTGTGCTGCATCTTTTTGCCGCCATCCTCTGTGTGGCAGCAAGTCTTTTTTCGGTTGTTTATCCTTCCGATACGTTGTGGCTTTCAGTGATCAATGTAGTTCTGGTGATTGGTTCGCTTCTCGCCTGGATTTTTCTTCTCACAGACAAGAAAGAAAAGCGTACCATCTATGGCCTGCGTTGGCGTGGAAAAGGCCTTTTTGCTTTCGGGATCTGTGCACTGTTTTTGCTCCTCAAAACCGCCATCATTTTTGTGTCCGTCGCTTTGGAAGGCGAAACAGCATGGCATGATTATCTTGCTTACTGGGCAAGTTTCGTGCCATGGATGTATGCGGCGATCCTGATTCCCAACTTTTTTCTGTCATTTCTTCCATTTTTCGGCGAAGAATACGGTTGGCGTTATTACCTGACGCCCGTGCTTCAAAAACGGTTCGGTAAGCGGCGTGGTGTTCTGCTGCTGGGAATTCTCTGGGGGCTGTGGCATCTGCCCCTCAATCTCTTTTTTTACAGTCCGCAAACCTCCTTTCAAAGCCTCATTGCCCAAATCATCACATGCATTACAGCGGGCATTTTCTTTACATTTGCCTATGAAGTCTGTGACCGCAACATATGGGTACCGGTACTGCTGCATTACCTTAATAACAACATGATCCTCGTCTGGTCTGGAACCGCCGAGATCAGCAATCAAGTGTACTCCTGGGCGGATATCGGCCTTACCGCCGTTTTGTATGGAATTGTTTTTATACCGTTTCTCAGCAGCAAAGTTTTTCGACAACCGGCTTCTGACTAA
- a CDS encoding sulfite exporter TauE/SafE family protein, whose translation MDEFFSPLTQITVNVFPLWVVLMICAGVFLASLMDAIAGGGGIISVPTYLIVFAGLPAHYALGTNKLSSAVGTMFSTGRFIRQGYVDWRLFAPAAIFSLLGAVGGTWLQLHTPDVVLKYLLLVVLPVVAVVTLRNHNWPDETAAMQFSRRAAVVWAASLIIGAYDGYYGPGTGTFLMLIFIRLGKMDTRHAAGGVKVINLASNIGSLFTALTAGTVYVAVGLIAAIASILGHYLGAGLAIKNGSRIVQPTVILVLMLLTVKVGSELLFPSFWK comes from the coding sequence ATGGATGAATTCTTTTCTCCGCTCACCCAAATTACTGTGAACGTTTTTCCTCTTTGGGTAGTGTTGATGATCTGTGCGGGCGTATTTTTGGCCTCTTTGATGGACGCCATTGCCGGTGGCGGCGGCATCATCTCTGTCCCTACCTATCTTATCGTGTTTGCGGGACTTCCTGCCCATTACGCCCTGGGGACCAATAAACTTTCCTCTGCTGTCGGAACAATGTTTTCCACCGGTCGCTTCATCCGGCAAGGGTATGTGGATTGGCGCCTCTTCGCACCGGCAGCGATTTTTTCTCTGTTGGGGGCTGTGGGAGGCACTTGGTTGCAGCTGCACACCCCGGATGTGGTTCTGAAGTATCTGCTGCTGGTAGTACTACCGGTGGTAGCGGTGGTGACACTGCGCAATCACAACTGGCCTGACGAAACAGCAGCAATGCAATTTTCCCGGCGGGCAGCAGTAGTGTGGGCGGCTTCGCTGATCATCGGAGCCTATGATGGGTATTATGGTCCCGGTACGGGTACCTTTTTGATGCTGATTTTCATTCGCTTGGGGAAGATGGATACTCGCCATGCAGCAGGTGGTGTGAAAGTCATCAATCTAGCCTCTAACATAGGCAGTCTTTTCACCGCTTTGACGGCGGGCACGGTGTACGTTGCCGTAGGACTCATTGCTGCGATTGCTTCGATTTTGGGGCATTATCTGGGTGCAGGGCTTGCCATCAAGAACGGCAGCCGCATCGTTCAGCCTACCGTAATCCTTGTCCTGATGCTGCTGACTGTAAAAGTGGGCAGTGAACTTTTGTTTCCATCGTTCTGGAAGTGA
- a CDS encoding cob(I)yrinic acid a,c-diamide adenosyltransferase has protein sequence MIHLYWGNGKGKTTAAMGLALRALGHGRRVVIVQFLKDGNSGEIEPLRRLGASVYACPNAKFTWLMDGAERLQARDNGTAALQRAIAEPCDLLILDEACAAYENDLVDRDLLQHVVSSSETSFEVVLTGRTPAGWMQAAADYSTEMRACQHPYEKGVPAREGIEY, from the coding sequence ATGATTCATCTGTACTGGGGCAACGGCAAAGGCAAGACCACTGCCGCCATGGGGCTGGCTTTGCGCGCCTTGGGGCACGGGCGACGCGTTGTGATTGTTCAGTTTTTAAAGGATGGCAACAGCGGTGAGATCGAACCTCTGCGCCGTCTGGGAGCTTCTGTGTACGCGTGTCCGAACGCTAAGTTCACCTGGCTCATGGACGGAGCTGAACGTCTACAGGCCAGGGATAACGGCACTGCCGCTTTACAGCGGGCAATTGCTGAGCCCTGCGACCTTTTGATTTTGGATGAAGCCTGTGCAGCTTATGAAAACGACCTGGTTGACCGTGATTTGCTCCAGCATGTCGTATCAAGCTCTGAGACGAGCTTTGAAGTGGTTTTAACGGGCCGTACACCCGCAGGCTGGATGCAAGCTGCCGCAGACTATTCAACCGAAATGCGCGCCTGCCAGCACCCTTACGAAAAGGGTGTTCCTGCACGCGAAGGAATTGAATACTGA
- a CDS encoding ACT domain-containing protein, with amino-acid sequence MYGVSKISSEQNILLTTFPGAQYSAQSLADHLDVFAKAGIVVDMICQSAPRGTAVDFSFTTSYDNFAAVMKALPAAAKQHPPLVSGGYSKINLFGEEMVTSCGVAARALSALAGAGIEIVLITTSDLDISLLIRQQDEDAALEALHKVFEV; translated from the coding sequence ATGTATGGCGTCAGCAAGATCAGCAGCGAGCAGAACATTTTGCTCACAACTTTTCCAGGCGCGCAGTACAGTGCGCAGAGCCTGGCAGACCATCTCGATGTTTTTGCCAAGGCCGGCATTGTTGTTGACATGATTTGTCAGAGCGCGCCACGCGGTACGGCTGTAGATTTCAGCTTCACAACCAGCTATGACAACTTTGCGGCTGTGATGAAGGCACTGCCTGCTGCCGCCAAACAACATCCACCGCTGGTTTCGGGCGGTTACAGCAAAATCAACCTTTTCGGCGAGGAAATGGTCACAAGTTGCGGTGTGGCGGCCCGGGCGCTCTCGGCGCTGGCTGGAGCCGGAATTGAAATCGTTTTGATCACGACCAGTGATTTGGATATTTCGTTGCTGATCCGACAGCAGGATGAAGATGCGGCCCTGGAAGCGCTGCACAAGGTTTTTGAAGTTTGA
- a CDS encoding NAD(+) synthase: MKYSFPAFENGFIRAAAVSPALRVADCAYNAEQIIDAMQAFAAENVQLLCLPELSLTGYTCSDLFLQTPLLRGAEKGLVNILQASKGLNLVTVVGVPVRHNSKLYNCAAVVCGGELLGLVPKTYLPNYSEFYEQRHFVTGMREAECIEYAGQETLMGTQLLFSCKQMPDFVLGIEVCEDLWAPVPPSCSHALAGATVIANLSASDETIGKAAYREQLVAGQSGRLLCAYLYADAGHGESTTDMTFAGHNLIAENGVILAQTAPFSGEEAIAELDLGRMVQERQHNTSFLPQNQGYTTVEFELMPTEICLSRTVSPTPFVPQDATARAERCELILRIQAEGLAKRMEHTHARCAVLGISGGLDSCLALLVAVRACKVLDRDPKEIVALTMPCFGTTRRTRSNAEILCEALGVSFAEINITDTVNQHFADIGQDPSTYDVTFENCQARVRTLELMDYANKNGGFVIGTGDLSELALGWATYNGDHMSMYGVNAGVPKTLVRHIVHYVADTCGEETLSRVLLDILDTPVSPELLPTAEDGTIAQQTEKLVGPYELHDFYLYYVLRFGFGPVKIYHLARTAFQDKYAPEILLHWLKNFYRRFFAQQFKRSCLPDGPKVGSVTLSPRGDWRMPSDACNALWMAELEQIVL, encoded by the coding sequence ATGAAGTACAGCTTTCCCGCGTTTGAAAACGGTTTTATCCGTGCTGCGGCTGTAAGCCCGGCACTGCGTGTAGCGGACTGCGCCTACAATGCAGAACAGATTATAGACGCCATGCAGGCTTTCGCAGCGGAAAATGTGCAGCTGCTTTGTCTGCCGGAGTTGAGCCTTACCGGATATACCTGTAGCGATCTGTTTTTGCAGACGCCTCTGCTGCGCGGTGCAGAAAAGGGCCTGGTGAACATTCTGCAGGCCAGTAAAGGATTAAATCTCGTGACCGTGGTGGGTGTACCAGTACGTCACAACAGCAAGCTCTACAATTGCGCTGCCGTGGTATGCGGCGGTGAACTGCTGGGGCTGGTGCCCAAAACCTATCTGCCCAACTATAGCGAGTTTTATGAGCAGCGGCATTTTGTGACCGGTATGCGGGAAGCAGAGTGCATCGAGTATGCCGGGCAGGAAACACTGATGGGCACGCAGCTTCTGTTTTCCTGTAAGCAAATGCCGGATTTTGTTTTGGGGATTGAGGTGTGTGAGGACCTCTGGGCTCCTGTTCCCCCCAGCTGCTCCCACGCGCTGGCAGGTGCAACAGTAATTGCCAACCTTTCGGCCAGCGATGAGACCATTGGAAAAGCCGCTTACCGGGAACAGCTCGTGGCCGGACAGAGCGGCCGGTTGCTTTGTGCTTATCTGTACGCCGATGCAGGCCATGGCGAAAGCACCACCGATATGACTTTTGCCGGGCATAATCTAATTGCCGAGAATGGTGTGATTCTTGCTCAGACGGCGCCGTTTTCCGGGGAGGAAGCCATCGCCGAATTGGATCTGGGACGGATGGTACAGGAACGGCAGCATAACACATCTTTCCTGCCGCAGAATCAAGGTTACACAACGGTAGAATTCGAACTGATGCCTACCGAAATCTGCCTGTCCCGTACGGTTTCCCCTACGCCCTTTGTGCCGCAGGATGCCACTGCCCGCGCAGAACGTTGCGAATTGATCCTGCGTATTCAAGCGGAAGGCTTGGCCAAGCGGATGGAGCACACCCATGCGCGCTGCGCTGTGCTGGGAATCTCCGGTGGATTGGATAGTTGTCTGGCATTGTTGGTAGCGGTGCGTGCCTGCAAGGTTCTGGACCGCGATCCGAAAGAGATTGTAGCGCTGACGATGCCGTGTTTTGGCACAACCAGGCGTACACGCTCCAATGCCGAAATCTTGTGCGAGGCTTTGGGGGTAAGCTTTGCCGAAATCAACATTACTGATACCGTAAATCAGCATTTTGCCGATATCGGGCAGGATCCGTCTACCTACGATGTGACTTTTGAGAATTGTCAGGCGCGGGTGCGGACGCTGGAGCTCATGGACTATGCCAACAAAAACGGCGGCTTTGTCATTGGAACCGGAGATCTGAGCGAGTTGGCTTTGGGATGGGCCACCTACAACGGCGATCATATGAGTATGTACGGCGTCAATGCCGGTGTGCCCAAAACACTGGTCCGCCATATCGTTCATTACGTGGCCGACACCTGTGGAGAAGAGACACTGAGCCGTGTCTTGCTGGATATTCTGGACACGCCAGTGAGCCCCGAACTGCTACCGACAGCAGAGGACGGGACCATTGCGCAGCAAACTGAGAAGCTGGTAGGCCCATATGAACTCCACGACTTCTATTTGTACTATGTGCTTCGTTTCGGATTCGGACCAGTCAAAATCTACCATTTGGCCCGGACCGCCTTCCAGGACAAATACGCCCCGGAAATTCTTTTGCATTGGCTGAAGAACTTTTATCGGCGCTTTTTTGCCCAGCAATTCAAACGCAGCTGTTTGCCGGACGGGCCTAAAGTCGGATCGGTCACGCTGTCGCCTCGTGGAGACTGGCGGATGCCCAGTGACGCCTGCAACGCACTGTGGATGGCGGAACTGGAGCAGATTGTTTTGTAA
- the yihA gene encoding ribosome biogenesis GTP-binding protein YihA/YsxC, translated as MNYNNCEFLASYGLSRQLPDSDRPEIVFSGRSNVGKSSLINKLCNRKNLARVSSTPGKTATINFYKADTAYFVDLPGYGYAKVSNADRARWDELINSYFEADRAVCLLIQLLDCRHAPSADDVQMLEYLHYHGIPFVAALTKADKLKKSQLAACQSEFEEICAPYGCLGVYLTSAENGYGMDALRACLEDHLHGEEEHGV; from the coding sequence ATGAACTACAACAATTGTGAATTTCTGGCTTCTTACGGTCTTTCCCGTCAGTTGCCGGACAGTGACCGCCCAGAGATTGTGTTCTCCGGTCGCTCCAATGTAGGCAAGTCCAGTCTTATCAACAAACTGTGCAACCGCAAAAATCTAGCTCGCGTCAGTTCCACGCCAGGGAAAACCGCGACCATTAATTTTTACAAGGCCGACACGGCCTACTTTGTGGACCTGCCCGGATATGGCTATGCAAAGGTTTCCAATGCCGACAGAGCCCGCTGGGATGAACTCATCAACAGTTACTTTGAGGCAGACCGTGCGGTTTGTCTACTGATCCAACTGCTTGATTGCCGTCACGCGCCGAGTGCGGACGATGTCCAGATGCTGGAATATCTGCACTATCACGGGATCCCCTTTGTGGCGGCCCTGACAAAGGCCGACAAACTGAAAAAATCTCAGTTGGCGGCTTGTCAATCGGAATTCGAAGAAATCTGTGCCCCTTACGGCTGTCTGGGAGTCTATCTCACCAGCGCTGAAAACGGCTATGGTATGGACGCGCTGCGGGCATGCCTGGAAGATCATCTGCATGGTGAGGAAGAGCATGGCGTATAA
- a CDS encoding CapA family protein, with amino-acid sequence MRLRGNEIAACIVIAAGVGGVLLGSLFQEPLQTSVTAFATTVLPVPTATPAPTPLPTPAPTPEPTPTVETVRFSATGDDLIHDGIFLQARERGKDGHYDFSEAYEPMRDFYTQFDVNWLNQETLVNDAFEPSGYPLFSTPGDITDALYDLGFRVFSMSNNHSYDKGAEGIASSLEHWASLPDDVAYMGFYNLDTYDEYVYQTVNGITFGYLSYTEYTNGLPTPSESNYGVVYLDDRETIAKQIADMRPNCDVLVVSCHWGVEGSHEMTDFQTETAQWLADQGVDLIIGTHPHVTQNAQWLTGVNGNQTFVAYSLGNFINAQSQPDNMVGAILDITFQKTSQPDGSVSVKMLDPKLHGVVTHYEAGYQNIRVYPYSDYTDELGAAHGLFTLTRAQIEETLRSSIDAQFLALDQ; translated from the coding sequence ATGCGCCTGAGAGGAAATGAAATTGCGGCCTGCATCGTAATTGCGGCAGGTGTAGGCGGCGTGTTGCTGGGATCGCTGTTTCAGGAGCCGCTGCAGACCAGTGTAACGGCGTTTGCCACCACTGTACTGCCGGTGCCCACTGCTACACCGGCGCCTACCCCGCTCCCCACGCCTGCACCGACGCCGGAGCCCACACCAACAGTGGAAACGGTCCGGTTCTCCGCCACCGGAGACGATTTGATTCATGACGGAATTTTTTTGCAGGCGAGAGAGCGCGGAAAAGACGGACATTATGATTTCAGCGAAGCCTATGAGCCGATGCGTGATTTTTACACACAGTTTGACGTGAACTGGCTGAATCAGGAAACGCTTGTCAATGATGCCTTTGAACCGAGCGGTTATCCCCTGTTCTCTACGCCGGGCGATATTACAGATGCGCTCTACGACCTGGGATTTCGCGTATTCAGTATGTCCAACAACCATAGCTATGACAAAGGTGCGGAAGGAATTGCTTCTTCGCTGGAACACTGGGCATCGCTGCCTGATGATGTTGCCTATATGGGATTCTACAACCTGGATACCTACGATGAATATGTGTACCAGACGGTCAACGGTATTACTTTTGGGTATCTCTCCTACACAGAATACACCAACGGTCTGCCGACACCAAGTGAATCCAACTATGGGGTAGTTTATTTGGACGACCGGGAAACGATCGCCAAGCAGATTGCTGACATGCGCCCCAACTGTGATGTGCTGGTGGTGAGCTGCCATTGGGGTGTAGAAGGCAGTCACGAAATGACAGATTTTCAAACCGAAACAGCCCAGTGGCTGGCAGACCAGGGCGTGGATCTGATCATCGGTACCCATCCACATGTGACCCAGAATGCACAATGGCTGACTGGCGTCAATGGAAATCAGACGTTCGTGGCATACAGTCTTGGCAACTTTATCAATGCGCAGTCGCAGCCTGACAACATGGTCGGCGCAATTCTCGATATCACGTTTCAGAAGACGAGCCAGCCGGACGGCTCGGTGTCCGTGAAGATGCTGGATCCTAAACTGCACGGCGTGGTAACCCACTATGAGGCCGGATATCAAAATATCCGCGTCTATCCCTACAGTGATTATACAGACGAACTGGGTGCTGCGCATGGATTATTTACGTTGACTCGGGCACAGATTGAAGAAACACTCCGAAGCTCCATTGATGCGCAATTCCTTGCTTTGGATCAATAA
- a CDS encoding helix-turn-helix transcriptional regulator, whose protein sequence is MAKNLKLKAARAEKDMTQGALAEAVGVSRQTINAIEKGEYNPTINLCKSICKALDKTLDDLFWEE, encoded by the coding sequence ATGGCAAAAAATCTGAAACTCAAGGCGGCACGTGCCGAAAAGGATATGACACAGGGGGCACTGGCAGAAGCGGTGGGGGTTTCCCGGCAGACCATCAATGCCATAGAAAAAGGGGAGTACAACCCTACAATCAATCTTTGTAAAAGTATCTGCAAGGCGTTGGACAAAACGCTGGACGATCTTTTCTGGGAGGAGTAA